A stretch of Cucumis sativus cultivar 9930 chromosome 2, Cucumber_9930_V3, whole genome shotgun sequence DNA encodes these proteins:
- the LOC101217916 gene encoding ETO1-like protein 1, translated as MRTFFPSESCKETQLNAFYPQAWLQVERGKLSKLSLHSSSSSIESLIKVPEPPILPYFKPVDYVEVLAQIHEELESCPAHERSNLYLLQFQVFRGLGEVKLMRRSLRSAWQKASIVHEKLIFGAWLKYEKQGEEIITDLLATCEKCAQEYGPVDISTQFPLDTGVDAGNPYDNCAADGKPISKHVTFKINDEDIVCDREKISGLSAPFHAMLNGCFTESNREVIDLSENNLSPSGMRAIREFSNTGNLGEVSPDLLLEILIFANKFCCERLKDDCDRKLASLASTREDAVELMDYALEESCHILAASCLQTFLNDLPDCLSDHRVVDIFMHANREQRSIMVGHASFSLYCLLSEVFINLDPRSENTACFLERLVEFAETDRQRLFACHQLGCVRLLRKEYDEAKRLFEAAFNAGHIYSVVGLARLSQINGNKQWSSDSLTSVISTGVPLGWMYQERSLYCDANKKLADLEKATDLDPTLTYPYMYRAASLMRKQDVHAALAEINRILGFKLALECLELRFCFYLALEDYQAAICDIQAILTLSPDYRMFEGKAAASQLRTLVREHVSNWTTADCWIQLYDRWSSVDDIGSLSVIYQMLESDAAKGVLYFRQSLLLLRLNCPEAAMRSLQLARQHASSEHERLVYEGWILYDTGHCEEGLQKAEESIKIKRSFEAFFLKAYALADSSQDPSCSSTVISLLEDALKCPSDRLRKGQALNNLGSVYVDCGKLDLAADCYINALKIRHTRAHQGLARVHYLRNDKAAAYEEMTKLIEKARNNASAYEKRSEYGDRDLTKSDLDMVTQLDPLRVYPYRYRAAVLMDSHKVDEAIAELSRAIAFKADLHLLHLRAAFHEHTNDVLGALRDCRAALSVDPNHQEMLELHSRVNSQEP; from the exons ATGAGGACTTTCTTCCCTTCCGAGTCCTGTAAAGAAACGCAGCTTAATGCTTTCTATCCGCAGGCTTGGCTCCAGGTTGAAAGGGGGAAGCTTTCTAAACTCTCCTTACACTCCTCTTCTTCGTCCAT AGAATCTCTTATCAAGGTCCCTGAGCCACCAATTCTGCCGTACTTCAAACCTGTTGATTATGTAGAAGTTTTAGCTCAAATTCATGAAGAACTTGAGTCATGTCCTGCCCATGAGAGATCGAATCTCTATTTGCTTCAGTTTCAGGTCTTTAGGGGGCTTGGCGAGGTTAAGCTTATGCGAAGAAGTCTTCGCTCTGCTTGGCAGAAAGCTAGCATTGTTCACGAAAAGCTTATATTTGGAGCGTggttaaaatatgaaaagcaAGGGGAAGAGATTATTACTGACTTACTTGCAACTTGTGAAAAATGCGCACAAGAGTATGGACCTGTCGATATTTCTACCCAATTCCCTCTAGATACTGGGGTTGATGCTGGAAATCCCTACGACAATTGTGCAGCTGATGGGAAACCAATATCGAAACAtgtcacttttaaaattaatgatgaGGATATTGTTTGTGATAGGGAGAAAATTTCTGGTCTCTCAGCTCCTTTTCATGCTATGCTTAATGGATGCTTCACTGAATCAAACCGTGAGGTAATTGATCTGTCTGAAAACAATCTTTCCCCATCGGGAATGAGGGCTATAAGGGAGTTCAGCAACACAGGAAACCTGGGTGAAGTTTCTCCAGACCTTTTGTTggaaatattgatttttgcaaataagTTTTGTTGTGAAAGGCTCAAAGATGATTGTGATAGAAAACTAGCATCTCTTGCATCCACTAGAGAAGATGCTGTGGAGCTCATGGACTATGCCCTTGAAGAAAGTTGCCATATTCTTGCTGCATCATGTCTGCAAACTTTTCTTAATGACCTTCCTGATTGCTTGAGTGATCATCGCGTGGTGGATATATTTATGCATGCTAATAGAGAACAACGATCAATTATGGTGGGTCATGCCTCGTTTTCcctttattgtttattaagtGAAGTTTTCATAAACCTCGATCCTCGATCAGAGAATACGGCTTGTTTCCTAGAAAGGTTGGTTGAATTTGCCGAAACTGATAGGCAGAGACTCTTTGCTTGTCATCAATTGGGATGTGTAAGGCTCTTAAGGAAAGAGTATGATGAAGCCAAACGTCTATTTGAGGCTGCTTTTAATGCAGGCCATATTTATTCTGTTGTTGGGTTGGCTCGGTTAAGCCAAATAAATGGTAACAAGCAATGGTCCTCTGACAGTCTGACCTCTGTTATCTCTACTGGTGTCCCACTTGGGTGGATGTATCAGGAGAGATCATTATATTGTGATGCCAATAAAAAATTGGCAGATCTTGAGAAAGCAACTGATTTGGATCCAACTCTGACTTATCCCTATATGTATCGAGCTGCTTCCTTAATGAGGAAACAGGATGTTCATGCAGCTCTTGCCGAAATCAACCGTATCCTTGGGTTTAAACTTGCACTTGAATGTTTGGAACTCCGGTTTTGCTTCTACCTTGCTCTTGAAGATTATCAAGCGGCAATCTGTGACATTCAAGCTATTCTTACTCTCTCTCCTGATTATCGGATGTTTGAGGGGAAAGCAGCCGCATCACAACTCAGAACTCTTGTGCGTGAGCATGTTAGTAATTGGACAACAGCAGATTGTTGGATTCAATTGTATGATAGATGGTCTTCCGTTGATGATATCGGGTCTCTGTCTGTAATCTACCAGATGCTCGAGTCTGATGCGGCAAAAGGTGTTCTGTACTTCAGGCAGTCCTTGCTTCTTCTACG GTTGAACTGTCCTGAAGCTGCCATGCGAAGTTTGCAATTAGCTCGTCAACATGCATCCAGCGAACACGAGAGGCTGGTTTATGAGGGTTGGATCCTGTATGATACAGGCCATTGTGAGGAAGGGCTCCAAAAGGCTGAggaatcaattaaaattaagagatcctttgaagctttctttttgAAGGCCTATGCACTGGCTGACTCAAGCCAAGACCCGTCTTGTTCTTCTACAGTTATTTCCCTCCTAGAAGATGCTTTGAAGTGCCCTTCGGATAGGTTGCGCAAAGGTCAG gCACTAAACAATCTGGGAAGTGTTTATGTTGATTGTGGGAAGCTAGACTTAGCAGCTGATTGCTACATTAATGCCCTCAAAATTCGTCACACTCGAGCACATCAAGGGCTTGCTCGGGTTCATTATCTAAGAAATGATAAAGCCGCTGCATATGAGGAGATGACCAAACTAATTGAGAAAGCACGCAATAATGCATCTGCATACGAGAAGAGATCTGAGTATGGTGACCGTGACTTGACCAAATCAGATCTAGATATGGTTACTCAATTGGACCCTCTTCGGGTGTACCCATACAGATACCGTGCTGCAG TGTTGATGGATAGCCACAAGGTAGACGAAGCGATTGCCGAACTATCAAGAGCAATAGCATTCAAAGCAGACCTTCATCTTCTACACCTACGAGCGGCATTCCACGAGCATACTAATGATGTATTGGGGGCTCTTCGGGATTGTCGAGCTGCCCTTTCGGTTGACCCAAACCATCAAGAAATGCTGGAGCTTCATAGCCGCGTAAACAGCCAGGAACCATGA